From Actinoplanes oblitus, a single genomic window includes:
- a CDS encoding LacI family DNA-binding transcriptional regulator, producing MATIYDVAQRARVSPATVSRVLNGQATVDPGLAARVRTAVRDLNYRPNSVARSLRRSRTTLWAVIISDVGNPFFTALVRGVEDVGQRAGYSVVLCNSDEDPAKEARYVTAALEDRMAGVIISSSGRSANVNRLIEAGTPVVAIDRQISGTRVDSVLVDNEHGAELATAHLAAHGYRRIACITGPRKLSTAAQRLRGYQRALAANGLAAPACLVRHADFREEGGYAAMASLLDAADPPDAVFAANNLMTVGAVECLVDRGIGIPDRIGVVGFDEVPGARLFRPSLTTVAQPTYELGRTAATLLAERIAEPDRPPSTITLRTELKVRESSRR from the coding sequence ATGGCGACCATCTATGACGTCGCGCAGCGCGCGCGGGTCTCCCCGGCCACCGTCTCCCGCGTGCTCAACGGTCAGGCCACCGTGGATCCCGGGCTGGCCGCCCGGGTGCGCACGGCGGTCCGCGACCTGAACTACCGCCCCAACAGCGTGGCCCGCAGCCTGCGCCGCAGCCGCACCACGCTGTGGGCGGTGATCATCTCGGACGTCGGCAACCCGTTCTTCACCGCGCTGGTCCGCGGCGTCGAGGACGTCGGTCAGCGCGCCGGCTACTCGGTGGTGCTCTGCAACAGCGACGAGGACCCGGCCAAGGAGGCGCGGTACGTCACCGCGGCCCTCGAGGACCGGATGGCCGGCGTGATCATCTCCAGCTCGGGGCGCTCGGCGAACGTCAACCGGCTGATCGAGGCCGGCACCCCGGTGGTCGCCATCGACCGGCAGATCAGCGGTACCCGGGTGGACAGCGTCCTGGTCGACAACGAGCACGGCGCCGAGCTGGCCACCGCGCACCTGGCCGCCCACGGCTACCGGCGGATCGCCTGCATCACCGGCCCCCGCAAGCTCTCCACCGCCGCGCAGCGCCTGCGTGGCTACCAGCGGGCACTGGCGGCGAACGGGCTCGCGGCGCCGGCCTGCCTGGTCCGGCACGCCGACTTCCGCGAGGAGGGCGGCTACGCCGCGATGGCGTCACTGCTCGACGCCGCCGACCCCCCGGACGCGGTCTTCGCCGCCAACAACCTGATGACCGTCGGGGCCGTCGAGTGCCTGGTCGACCGCGGCATCGGCATCCCGGACCGGATCGGCGTGGTCGGTTTCGACGAGGTCCCCGGCGCGCGCCTGTTCCGCCCGTCGCTCACCACCGTCGCCCAGCCCACCTACGAACTGGGCCGGACCGCCGCGACGCTGCTGGCCGAGCGGATCGCCGAGCCGGACCGGCCACCGTCGACGATCACCCTGCGGACCGAGCTGAAGGTCCGCGAGAGCAGCAGGCGTTAA
- a CDS encoding nucleotidyltransferase domain-containing protein, translating to MDPVDVARELVLDRFPDAEWALLTGSVVGPHRTAGSDLDIVVLDETDPGHRESLHHRGWPVEFFVHTRARLAGFLASELAQRKPSTHRMLADGVVLLGDPGDLPARCARVLADGPAPLTAAEREWLRYGLTDGLDDLRHATDPGERVVIAATLWTGAAEAYLAAAGRWLSGGKWLLRNLREYDPAFAERWLASRDDPAAIAAEVLDGAGGPLFDGYRA from the coding sequence GTGGATCCGGTGGATGTCGCCCGCGAACTCGTCCTCGATCGTTTTCCGGATGCCGAGTGGGCGCTGCTGACCGGCAGCGTGGTCGGCCCGCACCGCACGGCCGGCTCCGACCTGGACATCGTCGTGCTCGACGAGACCGACCCGGGCCACCGGGAGAGCCTGCACCACCGGGGCTGGCCGGTGGAGTTCTTCGTGCACACCCGGGCGCGGCTCGCCGGGTTTTTGGCGAGCGAGCTGGCCCAGCGCAAGCCGAGCACCCACCGCATGCTCGCCGACGGCGTGGTGCTGCTCGGCGACCCCGGCGACCTGCCGGCCCGGTGCGCCAGGGTGCTCGCCGACGGCCCGGCCCCGCTGACCGCCGCCGAGCGGGAGTGGCTTCGGTACGGCCTCACCGACGGTCTCGACGACCTCCGGCACGCCACCGACCCCGGGGAACGCGTCGTGATCGCCGCGACGCTGTGGACCGGCGCCGCCGAGGCGTACCTCGCGGCGGCCGGGCGCTGGCTCAGCGGCGGCAAGTGGCTGCTGCGGAACCTGCGCGAGTACGACCCGGCCTTCGCCGAACGCTGGCTGGCGTCCCGCGACGACCCGGCCGCGATCGCCGCCGAGGTGCTGGACGGCGCGGGTGGTCCGCTGTTCGACGGCTACCGCGCGTAG
- a CDS encoding RICIN domain-containing protein: protein MRRITRAIATLTAGFAAAAPLPAPPPLHQGWIMTRADGTRCLTGGAVGSILSTRPCSPETPGQDWFQASTGAFYNGPNCIRAEGTVVRVAACDGADPAQDWWFVSVIRSGRYGPCLTEETIDRSGTGVVRLRTCTWRRDQKWRSAS from the coding sequence ATGCGCCGCATCACCCGGGCAATCGCCACGCTCACCGCCGGCTTCGCGGCCGCCGCGCCCCTGCCGGCGCCACCGCCGCTGCATCAGGGCTGGATCATGACGAGGGCGGACGGCACGCGATGCCTGACCGGCGGCGCCGTCGGCAGCATCCTGAGCACGCGGCCCTGTTCTCCGGAGACGCCCGGCCAGGACTGGTTCCAGGCGAGCACCGGCGCGTTCTACAACGGGCCGAACTGCATCCGGGCGGAGGGCACCGTGGTACGCGTCGCGGCCTGCGACGGAGCCGATCCGGCGCAGGACTGGTGGTTCGTCTCGGTGATCCGCAGCGGGCGATACGGTCCCTGCCTCACCGAGGAGACCATCGATCGGTCCGGCACCGGCGTCGTCCGCCTCCGGACCTGCACCTGGCGGCGCGACCAGAAGTGGCGGTCCGCCTCCTAG
- a CDS encoding alpha/beta hydrolase family protein, with protein sequence MRKLRRISAALLLTAVAAAAVGTPAAAAPPGADRGALLARHPIATYDSRAEVDSLLTAAGFHPTTSRYGVSLHQLVYRTVDGHGRPTTASGLLALPRDGGRHLRTVSFGHGTSVYRGDAPSVAPDDTFLTGPAITFASAGFAAVAPDYLGLGAGTGPHPWMDVPTETSASLDLLRAARTFVAERGRALDREVYAAGFSQGASAALGLSRALRDGADPWFRPAAVAPISGAYAMRRVEIPAAFTPEVTPRLGAAYMAYLLTAYDRSHDIYRDPSDVFAPGYTGMGELFDASHPGPEVLAALPDSIDGLLTARGRKLLLHPNARFAAALREADSVCEWTPAVPVRLYFSPGDEQAVNANTTACRSSFAARGVRVPAVDVGVDRSYSGLVHEGSELLAVPRIAAWFSQLAGSR encoded by the coding sequence ATGCGAAAACTTCGACGCATCAGCGCGGCGCTCCTGCTCACGGCCGTCGCGGCGGCCGCCGTCGGCACACCGGCCGCCGCCGCCCCACCCGGCGCCGATCGGGGCGCGCTGCTCGCGCGGCACCCGATCGCCACCTACGATTCCCGGGCCGAGGTCGACTCGTTGCTCACGGCCGCGGGTTTCCACCCCACCACTTCCCGGTACGGCGTCAGCCTGCACCAACTCGTCTACCGCACCGTCGACGGGCACGGCCGCCCGACCACGGCCAGCGGCCTGCTCGCCCTGCCCCGCGACGGCGGCCGGCACCTGCGGACGGTCTCGTTCGGCCATGGCACCTCGGTGTACCGCGGCGACGCCCCGTCGGTCGCCCCGGACGACACCTTCCTGACCGGTCCCGCGATCACTTTCGCCTCCGCCGGGTTCGCCGCTGTCGCCCCCGACTACCTGGGGCTGGGCGCCGGCACCGGCCCGCACCCGTGGATGGACGTACCGACCGAGACCAGCGCCTCGCTCGACCTGCTCCGGGCCGCCCGCACGTTCGTCGCCGAGCGGGGCCGCGCGCTGGACCGCGAGGTGTACGCGGCCGGGTTCTCGCAGGGCGCGTCGGCGGCGCTCGGTCTGTCCCGCGCCCTGCGGGACGGAGCCGACCCGTGGTTCCGCCCGGCCGCGGTCGCCCCGATCAGCGGGGCCTACGCGATGCGGAGGGTGGAGATCCCGGCCGCGTTCACACCCGAGGTGACGCCGAGGCTGGGGGCGGCGTACATGGCGTACCTGCTGACGGCGTACGACCGTTCGCACGACATCTACCGGGACCCGAGCGACGTGTTCGCGCCCGGATACACCGGGATGGGCGAGCTGTTCGACGCCAGTCACCCCGGCCCGGAGGTCCTCGCCGCCCTGCCGGACTCGATCGACGGTCTGCTCACCGCCCGCGGCCGGAAGTTGCTGTTGCACCCGAACGCGCGGTTCGCCGCGGCTTTGCGGGAGGCGGACAGCGTCTGCGAGTGGACGCCCGCGGTGCCGGTGCGGCTCTACTTCAGCCCCGGCGACGAGCAGGCGGTCAACGCCAACACCACGGCGTGCCGGTCGTCGTTCGCCGCCCGTGGCGTCCGGGTGCCGGCCGTCGACGTCGGTGTCGACCGGTCCTACAGCGGCCTGGTCCACGAGGGATCCGAACTGCTGGCCGTGCCCCGGATCGCGGCGTGGTTCAGCCAGCTCGCCGGGTCCCGCTGA
- a CDS encoding type 2 periplasmic-binding domain-containing protein, whose amino-acid sequence MLSEPTVQPGVALLPRFVLDGVTGVTVLPVTGADLCWPLSLAIAADRAPGAATRALITLLPAPG is encoded by the coding sequence ATGCTCAGCGAGCCGACCGTGCAGCCCGGGGTCGCGCTGCTGCCCCGGTTCGTGCTGGACGGCGTCACCGGGGTCACGGTGCTGCCGGTGACCGGCGCGGACCTGTGCTGGCCGCTGTCGCTGGCGATAGCCGCCGACCGCGCGCCGGGCGCCGCCACCCGCGCCCTGATCACCCTGCTGCCGGCTCCTGGCTGA
- a CDS encoding 3-oxoacyl-ACP reductase family protein produces MGNTIEGKVAFVSGGSRGIGAAVASRLAADGADVAITFQQDKSRADDIVERIRWQGRRAIAIQADSADPDAVMDALNGTVAEFGRLDILVNNAAAFQAGPIEQVSPAELERVIAVNIQAPFVASQAALRHLTAGGRIINIGSNVAVRAAFPGFALYSMSKTALIGLTKALGRELGPRAITVNLVHPGATNTEMNPADGPMASAIKDLTALGHYAEPSDIAAVVAFLASPEARYLTGASINADGGFTA; encoded by the coding sequence ATGGGAAACACTATCGAGGGCAAGGTGGCATTCGTCAGCGGCGGCAGCCGGGGAATCGGCGCCGCCGTCGCCTCGCGGCTCGCCGCGGACGGCGCCGATGTGGCCATCACCTTCCAGCAGGACAAATCACGGGCCGACGACATCGTCGAGCGGATCCGATGGCAGGGCCGGCGTGCCATCGCCATTCAGGCCGACAGCGCCGACCCGGACGCGGTAATGGACGCGCTGAACGGCACGGTCGCCGAATTCGGCCGCCTCGACATTCTGGTGAACAATGCCGCGGCGTTCCAGGCCGGTCCGATCGAGCAGGTCAGCCCGGCGGAGCTGGAGCGGGTCATCGCCGTCAACATCCAGGCCCCGTTCGTCGCGTCGCAGGCCGCGCTGCGGCACCTGACCGCCGGTGGGCGCATCATCAACATCGGCAGCAACGTGGCGGTGCGGGCCGCCTTCCCGGGCTTCGCGCTCTACTCGATGAGCAAGACCGCCCTGATCGGCCTGACCAAGGCCCTCGGCCGCGAACTCGGCCCCCGCGCCATCACCGTCAACCTGGTCCACCCCGGCGCCACCAACACCGAGATGAACCCGGCGGACGGCCCGATGGCGTCGGCCATCAAGGATCTCACCGCCCTGGGTCACTATGCGGAACCGTCCGACATCGCCGCGGTGGTCGCCTTTCTGGCATCCCCGGAAGCCCGATACCTGACCGGCGCCAGCATCAACGCCGACGGCGGTTTCACCGCCTGA
- a CDS encoding RNA ligase RtcB family protein: MVVSVLSASVSIFASPSSWIESSALDQCHQVAALPGMRHVAGMPDLHPGKGAPIGAAMTSSVLYPFLVGSDIGCGIAVFPITLKRVVPERLAARFPDLDVPDHSFFHAADVPGGDTESLGTVGRGNHFVELARVGTVADAEHATRLGLAAGDLVLIVHSGSRGLGERILRAHTEVHGAGPAADPAAYLAAHDEAVRWASLNRRVMAARVAEALGASYQPPIVDECHNAVEPRDGFYLHRKGAANGDGRDVLIAGTRGTPSFLVAGHAGADAGWSVAHGAGRKMSRADALRRGKAKHTVEELRRTPVGSLVVCGDRQLLFEEAPTAYKRIEQVVGDLVEHGLATRVASTVPVVTYKTADRARGRR, encoded by the coding sequence ATGGTTGTGTCTGTTTTGTCAGCTAGCGTCTCCATTTTCGCGTCCCCGTCCAGCTGGATCGAGTCCAGCGCGCTCGACCAGTGCCACCAGGTCGCCGCGCTGCCCGGCATGCGGCACGTCGCCGGCATGCCGGATCTGCACCCCGGCAAGGGCGCCCCGATCGGCGCCGCGATGACCTCGTCGGTGCTCTACCCGTTCCTGGTCGGCTCGGACATCGGCTGCGGCATCGCGGTCTTCCCGATCACGCTCAAACGGGTGGTGCCGGAGCGGCTCGCCGCCCGGTTCCCCGACCTGGACGTGCCGGACCACTCTTTTTTCCACGCGGCCGACGTCCCGGGCGGCGACACCGAGAGCCTGGGTACCGTCGGCCGCGGCAACCACTTCGTCGAATTGGCCCGCGTCGGTACCGTTGCCGACGCTGAGCACGCCACCCGGCTCGGTCTCGCCGCCGGCGACCTGGTGCTGATCGTGCACAGCGGCTCGCGCGGGCTCGGCGAGCGGATCCTGCGGGCGCACACCGAGGTGCACGGCGCGGGCCCGGCCGCCGACCCGGCGGCCTACCTCGCCGCGCACGACGAGGCGGTGCGCTGGGCTTCGCTCAACCGGCGGGTGATGGCGGCCCGGGTCGCCGAGGCGCTCGGCGCCTCGTACCAGCCGCCGATCGTCGACGAGTGCCACAACGCGGTGGAGCCGCGCGACGGGTTCTACCTGCATCGCAAGGGCGCGGCCAACGGCGACGGCCGGGACGTGCTGATCGCCGGGACCCGCGGCACGCCGTCGTTCCTGGTGGCCGGGCACGCCGGCGCGGACGCCGGCTGGTCCGTCGCGCACGGCGCGGGACGCAAGATGTCGCGGGCCGACGCCCTGCGGCGCGGCAAGGCCAAGCACACCGTCGAGGAGCTTCGGCGTACGCCGGTCGGCTCGCTCGTCGTCTGCGGTGACCGGCAGCTGCTGTTCGAGGAGGCGCCCACCGCGTACAAGCGGATCGAGCAGGTGGTCGGTGACCTGGTCGAGCACGGCCTCGCGACCAGGGTGGCGAGCACGGTGCCGGTGGTCACCTACAAGACCGCCGACCGGGCCCGGGGGCGGCGATGA
- a CDS encoding AMP-binding protein, with protein sequence MPLLAALLQDADVADFVVTPDQRVSSHELLARAAGLAREIAGRRIVAVNATPGLDTIVAVTAALLAGVPIVPIPPDAGDVERAHILTDSGAELIDVVPTRAGSVPPEPDPDRPGLVLYTSGTTGAPKGVVLSRAAIAADLDALAAAWQWTAGDTLVHGLPLYHVHGLVLGVLGPLRIGSKLRHTGRPTPSAYAETPGSMYFGVPTVWSRIANAPAAARALSEARLLVSGSAPLPVPVFDALAGLTGQAPVERYGMTETLITVSARADGERRPGHVGLPLTGVHTRLVDEAGNPLPDDGVSIGHLQVCGPTLLDGYLRGDGVRPAELVDGWFPTGDVATIGPDGWHRIVGRASTDLIKSGGYRIGAGEVEDALLLHPAVHEAAVVGTPHLDLGEQVTAFVVADPVTPEELIAFVAERLAAHKRPRAVHLVPSLPRNAMGKVQKKQLVAG encoded by the coding sequence ATGCCTCTGCTCGCCGCACTGCTGCAGGACGCCGACGTCGCCGATTTCGTCGTCACCCCGGATCAGCGGGTCAGCAGCCACGAGCTGCTCGCCCGGGCGGCCGGGCTGGCCCGGGAGATCGCCGGGCGGCGCATCGTCGCGGTGAACGCGACGCCGGGGCTGGACACGATCGTCGCGGTCACCGCCGCGCTGCTGGCCGGGGTGCCGATCGTGCCGATCCCGCCGGATGCCGGCGACGTCGAGCGGGCGCACATCCTGACCGACTCCGGCGCCGAGCTGATCGACGTCGTACCGACAAGAGCCGGCAGCGTGCCGCCGGAACCCGACCCGGACCGGCCCGGCCTCGTCCTCTACACCAGTGGCACGACCGGCGCCCCGAAGGGCGTCGTGCTCTCCCGCGCCGCGATCGCCGCCGACCTGGACGCGCTCGCCGCCGCGTGGCAGTGGACCGCCGGCGACACCCTGGTGCACGGCCTGCCGCTCTACCACGTGCACGGCCTGGTCCTCGGCGTGCTCGGCCCGCTGCGGATCGGCTCGAAACTGCGGCACACCGGACGACCAACCCCTTCGGCGTACGCCGAAACGCCCGGTTCCATGTACTTCGGCGTCCCGACGGTCTGGTCCCGGATCGCGAACGCCCCGGCGGCGGCGCGTGCGCTGAGCGAGGCCCGGCTGCTCGTCTCCGGCAGCGCTCCCCTGCCCGTCCCGGTCTTCGACGCGCTCGCCGGGCTGACCGGCCAGGCCCCTGTCGAGCGGTACGGCATGACCGAGACCCTGATCACGGTCAGCGCCCGCGCCGACGGGGAACGCCGCCCCGGCCACGTCGGCCTGCCGCTGACCGGCGTGCACACCCGGCTGGTCGACGAGGCCGGCAACCCGCTGCCGGACGACGGGGTGAGCATCGGCCACCTGCAGGTCTGCGGGCCCACCCTGCTCGACGGGTACCTGCGCGGCGACGGCGTACGCCCGGCCGAGCTGGTCGACGGCTGGTTCCCGACCGGTGACGTGGCCACCATCGGCCCGGACGGCTGGCACCGCATCGTCGGCCGCGCCTCCACCGACCTGATCAAGAGCGGCGGCTACCGGATCGGCGCCGGCGAGGTCGAGGACGCGTTGCTGCTGCACCCGGCGGTGCACGAGGCGGCCGTGGTGGGCACCCCGCACCTCGATCTGGGCGAGCAGGTGACCGCGTTCGTGGTGGCCGACCCGGTCACCCCGGAGGAGTTGATCGCGTTCGTCGCCGAGCGCCTGGCCGCCCACAAGCGGCCGCGGGCGGTGCACCTGGTGCCGAGCTTGCCGCGGAACGCGATGGGCAAGGTCCAGAAAAAGCAGCTCGTCGCCGGTTAG